In Flavobacterium luteolum, the DNA window TCACGCAGATTTAAAATAATTTTAGCAAATGCTCGCAGATTTTTTTAATTCAATCTGCTAAATCTGCAGAATTTGCGTGAAAAAAAATAAAAGCCACAGATTAAAAAGATTTTCACAGATTTTTTAATCTATCTAATCCTTTTAATCTGTGGCATAAAATAAATTAACCACGAGCTCACAAAAAGTAATTCGTGAATTGCTTCGCCTATTCGCTATCGCTCGAGTCGTGGCTAATAAAAAATTTAGCTTAAAGTTTTATTTTTTCGGCAAAGCTTTAAAACCCATATTGTAAAGTGTGAAAGCTTGAATATCTACATTTTCTTGAATTGTAGCAGCAACAGATTTCCCTGCTCCATGACCTGCTTTAACGTCAATTCTAATCAAAACCGGGTTTTCTCCTGTTTGTTTTTCCTGTAACTCAGCAGCAAATTTGAAACTGTGTGCTGGAACTACACGATCGTCATGATCTCCAGTCGTTACCATTGTTGCAGGATAATGAGTCCCTTGTTTAACGTTATGAACAGGTGAATATCCTTTTAAATATTCAAACATTTCTTTGCTGTCTTGAGCAGTTCCGTAATCAAAAGCCCATCCAGCACCTGCTGTAAAAGCATTGTAACGAAGCATATCCATAACTCCAACCGCTGGCAATGCTACTTTCATTAAATCTGGACGCTGTGTCATCGTTGCGCCAACCAACAAACCTCCGTTAGATCCTCCGCGAATAGCCAAATAATCAGAAGAAGTATATTTTTGGGCAATTAAATATTCTGCAGCCGCAATAAAATCATCAAACACATTTTGTTTCTGCATTTTGGTTCCTGCATCATGCCATTTTTTTCCGTATTCACCACCACCTCTAAGGTTAGCCACTGCGTAAACTCCACCATTTTCTAACCAAACAGCATTCGCAATACTAAAACTTGGTGTTAAACTAATATTGAATCCGCCGTAACCATAAAGGATTGTTGGATTTTTACCGTCTAATTTTGTTCCTTTTTTATACGTAATAATCATCGGAACTTTTGTACCATCTTTTGAAGTATAGAAAACTTGTTTAGACTCGTAATCTTCACTCTTGAAATCAACTTTTGGTTTTGCATATACTTCAGATTTGCCAGATTTTGGTTCAAAAGAATAGATACTTCCAGGAGTTGTATAATTTGTAAAACTGTAGTACAAAATTTTATCTTCTTTTTTACCGCTAAATCCGCCTGCAGTTCCAACAGCTGGAAGTTTAATTTCGCGAACTAATTTTCCGCTGTAATCATATTGTTGCACAAATGAAACCGCATCTTTAGTATAATTAGCAAAGAAATAACCAGCACCAGTTGATGGCGATAATATATCTTTGGTTTCTTTAATAAAATCTTTCCAGTTTTCAGGCTTCGGATTTGCTGCATCAACCGTTACAACACGTTTGTTTGGTGCGTTATAATCTGTTTCAATAAACAATTTGCTTCCTGCGTTTTCTATTACATTGCTATCGCTGTTAAAGTTGTCTACGATAGTAACAATCGGGCTGTTCGGTTTTGTAAGGTCTTTAATGTACAATTCGTTTCCGTAAGTCGAATTAGCTGCCGTGATTACCAAATAACGGTTGTCTTCAGTAACATATCCACCAACATATCTTCTTTTTTGATCTGCACCAAAAATTACTTTATCATCTTTTTGAGAAGTTCCTAGTTTATGGAAATACAATTTGTGCTGATCTGTTTTAGCAGATAATTCACTTCCTTTTGGTTTGTCATAACTAGAATAGTAGAAACCTTCATTTTTATACCATGAAACACCACTAAATTTCACATCAACCAAAGTATCTTCTACAATTTTCTTAGAAAGTGCGTCTATGATAATTACTTTTCTCCAATCGCTTCCTCCTTCAGAGATTGCGTAAGCTGCTTTGCTTCCGTCTTCAGAAAAATCAAGTCCGCCTAGAGAAGTTGTTCCGTCTTTAGAAAAAGTATTTGGATCTAAGAAAACTTCTTCTTTGCCATTTTCATCTTTTCTGTAAACAACAGATTGATTCTGAAGTCCGTTGTTTTTAGAGTAATAAGCGAATTTTCCTTCTTTAGAAGGAGCTCCAATTTTTTCGTAGTTCCAAAGTTTTTCCATTCGCTTTTTAAGTTCTTCGCGAAACGGAATTTTATCTAAATAAGCATAAGTAACTTCGTTTTCAGCTTTTACCCAAGCACCAGTTTCGGCAGATTTATCATCTTCTAACCAACGGTAGGGATCGCTTACTTTGGTGTCAAAATAAACATCAACAGTTTCTCCTTTTTTTGTTTGCGGATATTGTATTTTGCCTTGTCCAAATGATATTCCTGCAGTTGTAATTGCCATTAATAAAAATGTTTTTTTCATAGTTAGTTTTTATCTGTTATAACAAAAATAGCACTTTTTGTGAGAATTGATAAATGTTTAACCGCAAAGAACACTAGGAGTTTTTCGCAAAGTTCGCAAAGCAAATAAAACTTTGTGAACTTTGCGTTTTCCTTTGCGTTCTTTGCGGTTAAAATTTAAAATTATAAGTTGAAATTAATCCCCAAAACGATATTTCTTCCAATGTTCGGAATACCGTCTGTCTTTAATCTAGAAAGATGTGCAATATATTTTTTGTCGAATAAATTGTTTCCGTTTAAATTAATATCGAAAGCCGTTTTTCCTAGTTTAACAGTTCCACCAAAACCTAAATTTACCAAAGTATAACCTTTAGAAGCCGTTTCGAAACCGCTTACATTATCTTGGTTGAAAGTTGAAGAAACATTTAGAGAAGCAAAACCTTCGCTTAACCAATTTTTGATATTAAATTCAGTTCTAAGCGTATTATTCCAATTGTTTGCCGGAATCAAAGGCAGATAATCTTTGTTTTCTTTTTTACCTGTAACCGTTTCAAAACTAGTTTCAAAATGCAGCCAGTCTAAAGGGTGAGGATGAAAATGCAAACCAACTTCACCACCATACAATTGTGCATTATCTTGAACATAAGCAAAAACATCATTATCATCTCGAACTTCCCCAGTTGGCGAAGTATAGATATAATTGTTTACATGATTGTAAAATCCGTTTACGAAAAATTCAAAGTGCGTGTTTTTGTATTCTAAGTTCAAATCGGTCTGAACGTTTTGCTCTGTTTTCAAATTAGCATTCCCAATTTCGTAACGATTTGTTCCTTCGTGAACACCATTTGAAGTCAATTCAGCCAAGTTTGGAGCTCTAAATCCTGTGGCAACATTCAAACGAAGCGTTAAAGGTTCTGCCAGTTTTGTTTTATAACCTAAAGAAGCATTAAAGCTATCAAAAGATCGGTCTAAGGCCTGAAAATAACCTTCTTCACCTTCAGTTCCGTGTGCTATTGAAGTAATATTTCGGTTGTCAAAACGCAATCCAGCTTGAATAACGCTATTGTCCCATTCGTAATTGGCTGTTCCGAAAACTCCAAAATCATTGGTTGTGGCATCTGGAATTAAATATTCTTCTCCAGAATTTTTATTGGACTGATGCATTCCCTGAACCCCTATAATAGTTTCGATTTTACCGAATTTAGGGAAATGGTATTTCGCATTATAATTGAACGTATTCAATTTCATGTGAAGCGAAGCTTCATTGCTGTCTTCAAACTCACTTCGATCATTTGCGATATATCCTAAGTCAACATCTAGTTTAGAGTTTTCGAAGAAAATAACATTATTCAAACTCAATAAATGATTAAAAATTCCTTGTCTCGGAAACTGTGTGTCTTTGCTAGAAGACTGTTCGGCAATTCCATCTTCAGGAATCCCGATATCCAATTTGTTATAGTTGTATCTTAAAACACTTGAAAAAGTCGAATTGCTGTAGCCAATTCCAGTTTTAAAGTCCGTTTCGTTGTAACGAGAATTTGTCACACGATCACCGCCAGAAATTTTATAATCAGAATGTGTATTGTAGCTTCCTCTTGCTAAGAATTTCCAGTTATCAGTAGACGTTTTTAATCCAATAGAAGAGTTGCTTCCTTGTGTATTCGTAAAATATTTTTGACTGAAATTAGCTTTAAAATCACCAGCATCAGCAAATTTTTCAGGATTGAAATATAAAACACCTCCCAAAGCATCAGAACCATACAATAATGAAGCTGGCCCTTTAATAACTTCAACACTTTCTATTCCGGCATCATTTAAGCCCAAACCATGCTCATCTCCAAATTGCTGATTTTCGATACGAACTCCTTGAGAATAAACTAAAACACGATTACCGCTAAGTCCGCGAATTACTGGTTTTCCAATAGAAGTTCCTGTTGAAATCTGTGAAACTCCTGGAATTGTCGCCAAACCTTCAATCAAAGTTGAGGTTCCTTTTTGCTGTAATGTT includes these proteins:
- a CDS encoding prolyl oligopeptidase family serine peptidase gives rise to the protein MKKTFLLMAITTAGISFGQGKIQYPQTKKGETVDVYFDTKVSDPYRWLEDDKSAETGAWVKAENEVTYAYLDKIPFREELKKRMEKLWNYEKIGAPSKEGKFAYYSKNNGLQNQSVVYRKDENGKEEVFLDPNTFSKDGTTSLGGLDFSEDGSKAAYAISEGGSDWRKVIIIDALSKKIVEDTLVDVKFSGVSWYKNEGFYYSSYDKPKGSELSAKTDQHKLYFHKLGTSQKDDKVIFGADQKRRYVGGYVTEDNRYLVITAANSTYGNELYIKDLTKPNSPIVTIVDNFNSDSNVIENAGSKLFIETDYNAPNKRVVTVDAANPKPENWKDFIKETKDILSPSTGAGYFFANYTKDAVSFVQQYDYSGKLVREIKLPAVGTAGGFSGKKEDKILYYSFTNYTTPGSIYSFEPKSGKSEVYAKPKVDFKSEDYESKQVFYTSKDGTKVPMIITYKKGTKLDGKNPTILYGYGGFNISLTPSFSIANAVWLENGGVYAVANLRGGGEYGKKWHDAGTKMQKQNVFDDFIAAAEYLIAQKYTSSDYLAIRGGSNGGLLVGATMTQRPDLMKVALPAVGVMDMLRYNAFTAGAGWAFDYGTAQDSKEMFEYLKGYSPVHNVKQGTHYPATMVTTGDHDDRVVPAHSFKFAAELQEKQTGENPVLIRIDVKAGHGAGKSVAATIQENVDIQAFTLYNMGFKALPKK
- a CDS encoding TonB-dependent receptor yields the protein MKKIIIALILGFSSMLSAQNSVSGIVTDKQNQPLPGVSVYAPELHKGTTTDAKGKYELNNLPNGSLRIAFTYVGYANQNKTISKLLKQNTLDIILEESILEMDEVVVSTPFNKLQSQNVMKIEHESIKTLQQKGTSTLIEGLATIPGVSQISTGTSIGKPVIRGLSGNRVLVYSQGVRIENQQFGDEHGLGLNDAGIESVEVIKGPASLLYGSDALGGVLYFNPEKFADAGDFKANFSQKYFTNTQGSNSSIGLKTSTDNWKFLARGSYNTHSDYKISGGDRVTNSRYNETDFKTGIGYSNSTFSSVLRYNYNKLDIGIPEDGIAEQSSSKDTQFPRQGIFNHLLSLNNVIFFENSKLDVDLGYIANDRSEFEDSNEASLHMKLNTFNYNAKYHFPKFGKIETIIGVQGMHQSNKNSGEEYLIPDATTNDFGVFGTANYEWDNSVIQAGLRFDNRNITSIAHGTEGEEGYFQALDRSFDSFNASLGYKTKLAEPLTLRLNVATGFRAPNLAELTSNGVHEGTNRYEIGNANLKTEQNVQTDLNLEYKNTHFEFFVNGFYNHVNNYIYTSPTGEVRDDNDVFAYVQDNAQLYGGEVGLHFHPHPLDWLHFETSFETVTGKKENKDYLPLIPANNWNNTLRTEFNIKNWLSEGFASLNVSSTFNQDNVSGFETASKGYTLVNLGFGGTVKLGKTAFDINLNGNNLFDKKYIAHLSRLKTDGIPNIGRNIVLGINFNL